A single Synergistaceae bacterium DNA region contains:
- a CDS encoding chemotaxis protein CheV translates to MQEVKKVTTEAGTNEWQLVVFVLGDQSFAINVDKTREILRWPGVRSIPDAPVALIGITSVRGEVLPMVDLRIFLGIPPVTPMEQSKVIIAEFNEVKLGFVVDAVERIYRIKSEDLDASMTGKYLGDWILYVIKRDSRNVLLLDYEAIVQTISPQLVIQHSGDPGKAVAMMEGVGHPGDYHIIVAEDSPLIRKQVEDALMASGFTDLHICPDGKVAYDAIVGANEHCDLLITDVEMPRLDGLTLTRRIKENPETKSIPIIVFSSIMANDIKNKAASVGANYQVTKPEITQLVECVVKVIREKQDKESEAAS, encoded by the coding sequence ATGCAGGAAGTCAAAAAAGTAACCACTGAAGCCGGGACTAACGAATGGCAGCTAGTTGTGTTCGTTCTCGGAGATCAGTCTTTCGCAATCAACGTTGACAAGACACGGGAAATTCTGCGCTGGCCGGGAGTGCGCTCGATTCCTGACGCGCCTGTGGCGTTAATCGGAATAACATCTGTCCGCGGGGAGGTTCTCCCGATGGTAGACCTGAGAATATTCCTGGGCATTCCCCCTGTTACGCCTATGGAGCAGAGCAAAGTTATCATAGCGGAGTTCAACGAGGTGAAGTTAGGATTTGTCGTTGACGCTGTAGAAAGGATATACCGCATAAAGTCAGAAGACCTTGACGCGAGCATGACGGGAAAATATTTAGGCGACTGGATACTCTACGTAATCAAGCGCGACTCACGGAATGTATTGCTTCTCGACTATGAAGCCATCGTACAGACGATAAGCCCGCAGCTAGTCATTCAGCATTCGGGCGACCCAGGGAAGGCTGTCGCGATGATGGAGGGAGTCGGACATCCAGGAGACTATCATATTATTGTCGCGGAGGACTCGCCGCTTATCCGAAAGCAGGTTGAGGACGCATTAATGGCAAGCGGCTTCACTGACCTTCATATTTGCCCGGATGGGAAAGTCGCCTATGACGCTATTGTCGGCGCGAATGAACACTGTGATTTGCTGATTACGGATGTCGAAATGCCGCGGCTTGACGGACTCACGCTCACGAGGCGCATAAAGGAGAATCCCGAAACGAAATCTATCCCGATAATAGTCTTCTCGTCAATAATGGCCAACGACATAAAGAACAAGGCCGCCAGCGTCGGGGCAAATTATCAGGTAACAAAGCCGGAAATAACGCAGCTAGTTGAGTGCGTCGTGAAAGTAATCCGCGAGAAGCAGGACAAAGAATCGGAGGCAGCAAGCTGA
- the rpoD gene encoding RNA polymerase sigma factor RpoD produces the protein MSGGKSGDAVGDLLDEGSGRGYVTHDDIERHIPVETWDADTLDRIFTNLQEMGIDVVDKSEIGKMPAQTDTREEFIPTVDSEMGKLDDIPLTDPVRMYLREIGKVSLLTASEEVELAQRMENGDVEAKKRLIDANLRLVVSIAKKYIGRGMLFLDLIQEGNLGLIRAVEKFDYRRGFKFSTYATWWIRQAITRAIADQARTIRVPVHMVETINKMVRVSRLLVQELGREPSDEEIAAKMGIEPSRVEEIRRISQLPVSLETPIGEEEDSQLGDFIEDHELPSPDEAAAGHLLHEQIEEMLSTLSDREREVLHFRFGLEDGHSYTLEEVGKKFNVTRERIRQIEAKALRKLRQPSKKLKDFLD, from the coding sequence ATTTCCGGCGGGAAAAGCGGGGACGCAGTAGGGGATCTCTTAGACGAGGGAAGCGGACGCGGATATGTTACGCATGATGACATAGAGCGGCATATTCCTGTTGAGACTTGGGACGCAGACACGCTCGACAGGATATTCACGAACCTTCAGGAGATGGGCATTGATGTTGTCGACAAGTCCGAAATCGGGAAGATGCCCGCCCAGACTGATACACGCGAGGAATTTATCCCGACAGTAGACAGCGAGATGGGAAAACTTGACGACATTCCGCTGACTGACCCTGTGAGGATGTACCTGCGCGAAATCGGAAAAGTGTCCCTGCTCACGGCCTCAGAGGAAGTAGAATTAGCGCAGAGGATGGAGAACGGAGACGTTGAGGCCAAGAAGAGACTCATTGACGCAAATTTGCGGCTTGTCGTGAGCATAGCGAAAAAATATATCGGGCGCGGAATGCTGTTTCTTGATTTGATTCAGGAGGGTAATTTAGGACTGATTCGCGCTGTTGAGAAATTCGACTACCGCAGGGGCTTCAAGTTCAGCACCTATGCTACATGGTGGATTAGGCAGGCCATAACGAGGGCGATTGCGGATCAGGCGCGGACGATTCGAGTCCCCGTCCACATGGTAGAGACGATAAACAAGATGGTGCGCGTGTCAAGATTGCTGGTCCAGGAATTGGGACGTGAGCCTTCAGACGAGGAAATAGCCGCGAAAATGGGTATTGAGCCTTCCCGTGTCGAGGAAATTCGGCGCATATCACAGTTACCCGTATCACTAGAGACACCCATAGGCGAGGAGGAAGACTCACAGCTCGGTGATTTCATTGAGGATCACGAGCTTCCGAGTCCTGACGAGGCCGCCGCGGGTCATTTGTTGCATGAACAGATAGAAGAAATGCTGTCGACTCTCTCAGACCGTGAAAGGGAGGTGCTTCACTTCCGTTTCGGGCTTGAAGACGGTCATTCGTACACGCTTGAGGAAGTCGGCAAAAAGTTCAACGTAACAAGAGAGAGAATCAGACAGATTGAGGCCAAAGCACTCCGCAAATTACGACAGCCGAGCAAGAAGCTGAAAGATTTTCTCGACTGA